The DNA segment gtaataCTGCTATCCAGTTGCAACAAATCATCATCCAAAGGTAATAATAAATTAGATAGGCCCCAAAAAAAGttgttcaagaagaagaagaagaagaagaaatgcaAGGAGCAAATCTATTGAATTTCGCTCAAATCTACTGTTTAACCTTCGAAATTCCAATCGAAACTTAATTCCGAGCCATATAGAAACGTCGAAATTTCGCGGAATTTCGTCGGAAGTGAGAAAGCTGGTTGGTGAGTATTCATTCATTCGTTCAGGTGGAGAGGAAGCGGTGGATGGCGGGGGTGAAGGCTTGGGCGACGGCGGCCCAGGCGGCCTGCGTGGGGTGCACGTCGTCCCAGTAGAAGTGCCGCTCCGGGTCGTCGCACACCGTGTACTGCTTGTtgccggcgtcgtcctcctgcCCGCAGTGGCCGTCCGCCGTGAACGTCTCGCAGCACGGCCGCAGCCGCACCGGGAActtgtcgtcggcggcggcggtgatgaggTTGAGGAAGGGGGtgtggaggtcgaggaggaggaaggtggtgTTGGCGGGGTCGAGGTCGTGGAGGACGGAGCGGAGGGCGGCGTTGTGCTGGTCGGACCCGGCGTTGGCCAGCGTGTCGCAGCCGGAGTAGTTGAGCAGCCGCGTGAAGTACGGGGTGCAGCCCATGGGGTGGAGGTTGGTCACCACCACCTTCTTCATCCCCACCTCGTCGCGCAGCCGCCGGAGTTGCTCTCGCAGCCCCCTCACCACCGTCGGGATGTACGCGATCGCCGCCTCCTGTTCTCATACATGTACAGACTCACTCACTGCGTCAGAGCACAGCTGCTACCTCTGCAGAGGTCGATCGAGATATTAATTGCAAATTACGTACGCTTGTGCCGTTGTTCTTGTCTACGACGGCGGAGTAGTCGttgccggagacgacgacgagcgcgacgcCGGTGGGGCCGCAGCCGCGCAGCTGCTTCTGGAACAGGTCGATCTGCGAGCTGATGTTGCGCTGGAAGTAGCCCGTGTCCAGCACGCCCGACCCGCCCACCGCGAAGTTCATCCCGCGCgacgccacctcgccgccgtgcccgccgcgccgccgcagcttGTACGCCACCGGCGTCGCGATGCCAACGGCCGAAGCTGCACCCGCCAATATTTTTAATTCAACCATACTACGTACCAGTTAAAACCTTATTACTATTATCTCTgttataaaaacaaacaaataaacacTGCAAAATACTTTAATGGTTAAGGTTAGGTTTCAGCCAGATAATTGTATGGCACATTATCTGACATGATAGATGCACGCACGCGCGCGTGCTGTTTAATTACTCTCTACAAATGTGCAGGATACATTAGCTTTTACTAGTTGTTGAGAGagtgattaaaaataaataaaatactgcCGGCACATGAGATGCGGTATGGAACATACGCACGTCAGTAGAGCAGGTGAGAGCGAATTCAGCTTTTAGTTTAGTTTGCCTCCAATAGCTAGGCTGCAACTAAACATGAATGCTGCTCAACCTCTTAAACTAGTCTGAAGAACACTAGGAAGGAACTTACCTCTAAAAACAAGTGCTACTTGTATAGAAAAAGAGAGAGTTCATCAAATACTAGCCAGTTTAATTTTAGTACATCTTTTAAGACAACAATTAATTAGATAAAACTGATAAATGCTGAATGCAAATTAATCATCTCTTCAGAAACGGCGCGCGACGGGACTGTTCCTGGTATACagttaggttgtgtttagatccaaacttcagtcattttctatcatatcaacctgtcatacacaaacaacttttcagtcacattatctccaatttcaaccaaaatttaaactttgcgctgaactaaacacagtatTAGTTATTGTTTTGAAGGGCAGGGTACAGTTGATTGTGACGCCTCACCATAACTTGCTTAGTTGTTCACTAGATTTGCAACCAAAATGTCGGTTCGATTGATAAATGTGTTTTATGTTTTGGACATGTACATGTCAAGCCTAATTAAGCGAGGAGTGAGAGCAATAACAGTAACAATAGGACAGGGCGTGCTAATTTGGAGACCTATTATAGGGTAggtaaaaagaaagagaataaTACAGACGTCGTCACTATGCAGTGCAGGCATGGACTAGCTGCAGCCTGAGGCTTTTATGCATGTGCGGTCAGTTAAGTCGGcatgaaaaaacaaacaaagaatgaatgaatgatgaatgatgaatgaaTTATCCAGATGCGATGAACTGAGTCGATTTCCATCCGCGAAAAAGAGCCAATATAATGCAAAGATTCTTCTTTTAGTTAGTTACTCCTATTTGCCTATCATTGTGATTTTTGTGATcacctatatatattttggttagAAACGAAAATATGATGTACAGTCTGCCTATGAAAAATTTTGAGTGGTAAATTTCCATTGTGCCGCTTGTAAAATGAGTGACTAGTAGTAGTCTGTCTGTATAAAAGACACGTACTCCAGTACATGTATGGCCTGTTTAGTtgataaaatgaaaattttagatgtcacatcggatgtttgaccatATATCGgaaagggttttcggacacgaatgaaaaaactaatttgtatggaaaccgcgagacgaatcttttgagcctaattaaaccgttattagcacatgtgggttgtTGTAGCAcctatgactaatcatggattaattaggcttaaaagattcgtttcgtgatttacatacaaactgtacaattagtttttctttttatctatatttaatattctatatatatgtccaaagatttgatatgatgtttttgtgaAAAGTTTTTTAAGGAACTAGACAGGGCCATATGTTCACTTTGGTCTTGGGAGGCTGACCGGGctggcgcagcagcagcggcggatggAATTAAATTCGTTTAGCAGCCACTGGCCCAACGAACCCGGGCGACATCAATGCAATATTGCCATCCTCCACCTAGCATAGCAGCAGCTTGATCGATAATATGATAGTGATACTCCTTGTATGAACATTAATTATAGTTTATACCCCTACATGAACATGAGGTTGTATGTATTTTGTTGATTGGTTTTTCAGAGAGCGTTTAGTTTAATTTTGGTCGTAGGTACGATATATGGGATATGGCGCTGTAATATGCATGACCAAGAGAATGTACAGATCGATATAATGTAGCATGACATGTACAGTACGTATGACAgtaggagtaattaattagcataGCATGaagatatatagagagagatggCGGAGGCGTGGGCGTACCAACGAAGTCGGTGAGGACGCGGCCGTCGGAGAAGCGGCCGGTGGGGTGTCGCGGGAAGGTGATGCCGTAGGGGTAGTACCAGGCGTGGGTCAGCTCCCTCCCAAGGTTACCCAGGTTTCCCGTGTCCGCGTACGAGTCGCCAAACACCCACAGCTGCTTCCTGtacccttcgccgtcgccgtcgccgtcgccgccggggcaGCTGCCATGATCACTTCCTCCTTTGCCGaccggcgccggagacgacTCATCAgccgcagccaccaccacctcgacaCCACCTATACGTCACATTATGGGAGTTGAGGTTTCAGCAGTAAATGAATTTGAGTAGTAGATAGCTAGAATTTAATACTAGTAAAAGTGGGGGAGCAGATATGGAGGGCAGAGCATGCAGCTTACAGTTacagcagaggaggaggaggaggaccaccATCATCACCGTGGTCGCCGGCAAACTGGTCCGGCGCCGTATGAGCGTgctgctctcctcctccatgccCGATAGATCTCTCACAGAGTCACA comes from the Oryza glaberrima chromosome 9, OglaRS2, whole genome shotgun sequence genome and includes:
- the LOC127784369 gene encoding GDSL esterase/lipase At5g03610-like, coding for MEEESSTLIRRRTSLPATTVMMVVLLLLLCCNCGVEVVVAAADESSPAPVGKGGSDHGSCPGGDGDGDGEGYRKQLWVFGDSYADTGNLGNLGRELTHAWYYPYGITFPRHPTGRFSDGRVLTDFVASAVGIATPVAYKLRRRGGHGGEVASRGMNFAVGGSGVLDTGYFQRNISSQIDLFQKQLRGCGPTGVALVVVSGNDYSAVVDKNNGTSEAAIAYIPTVVRGLREQLRRLRDEVGMKKVVVTNLHPMGCTPYFTRLLNYSGCDTLANAGSDQHNAALRSVLHDLDPANTTFLLLDLHTPFLNLITAAADDKFPVRLRPCCETFTADGHCGQEDDAGNKQYTVCDDPERHFYWDDVHPTQAAWAAVAQAFTPAIHRFLST